From the genome of Solanum dulcamara chromosome 12, daSolDulc1.2, whole genome shotgun sequence:
TGAGCGGAGAGGACCAATCCTTTTTATTGTACAAGGTTATGTTAgcaaattctttcaaattcaaaaagaaagCAGTGGAACTTTGATCAACGAGTAATTCCTTTCTCTTCCATTTAAGTTACGTAGTGACTCATTTTTGAATTGTGAGGATGAATGCAATTCTAACAATGGAGAAATTTGGTTTGTTGACCATGCACTTGAAAGTTATGTAAAATGTCCAGTCAACATTTAGTTGAATTGGACGAAATTTGCCTCACTGAGATACATCCAAGTCGACCAGGCTTCATTGGGTTTTTTATTAGTTAATATTGATAACCATCCAGTTAAAAGAAATTAATGTAGTAGATTTTATTCTTAAAGTAGATGTGGTTCCGCGTAAATGGACCAAGTTTACCATGGACATACAGCTCATATGGCACTACAAATTTGATATTATCCTTGCAATGGAAAAGATAGCCGAGTTGATGGTGATGGATACCTAGTGCTTTGTTGAGTATGTAGAGGTCCTAAAAGGATGCTGTGGAAATGTTTGTATGGAATACTTATCAACTATCTTAGCTGGGATGCTTTAACCTTCTAGGGGCACTTACAAAATGCTTGCATTCTGCATTGTTCATGTGTTTTGCATTTTTATACAGAAGTCTTTAGAAAGTAACAAAAGCATCTATAAAATAATTACACTCTGCTCATTTGTATATGGTTCGCTTGTTGAGATGTTTACTTTCATTTTCCGGCTGATGCTAGGCTTGAAGTGAAATACCTATCCGCTGTTCCAATTGAAGGTTGTCCTGTATCACTTGTCAAGAATAATATCTACAGGATGCTAATTTCTGGTTATTTGCACGACTTTGCATAATATTTGGCATACTAGCATCTCTAAAATGGCACAATATCAGAAGagatagatttttgaaaggATGTTCAGCATAAATCACTAAATGATTGTCAAACTTTGATCAATGCAGGTGGTGAAGATTAGACTACAGCAGCAGAGAGGATTAAGTCCTGAGCTTCTGCGATACAAGGGACCTATACACTGTGCTCGTATGATTGTTCGTGAAGAAGGCATTCTCGGTCTCTGGGCAGGTGCGGCGCCAACTGTTATGCGTAATGGTACAAATCAGGCCGCCATGTTTACAGCCAAGAATGCATTTGACACAATGTTATGGAAGAAACATGAAGGTGATGGGCAAGTTCTTCAGCCATGGCAGTCTATGATATCAGGATTCCTGGCAGGGACAGCTGGTCCCATATGCACCGGGCCATTTGATGTTGTGAAAACAAGGCTCATGGCTCAGAGTAAATCTGGGGGCGAGTTGAAGTACAGAGGAATGTTTCATGCCATCGCAACAATACATGCAGAAGAAGGATTACGTGCCTTGTGGAAGGGACTAATTCCCCGGCTCATGAGGATCCCACCGGGCCAGGCGATTATGTGGGCTGTGGCTGACCAAATAACTGGCTTTTACGAGAGGACATACTTGACAAATGCACCTTTATAGGTACTACTGCAGTTTTGTCCTCGCCTTTCTTTGTTCTGGTTCTTAGTTCATTTTTCTGGCAGAAGCTGGACAAGTTTTGCCCTTTATAGTTTCTTTAGCTATTGATTGAAGGCGAAAATAAGATGGTGCTACGCCTTATCCACATTTTCACTGAGATGCCGCAACCATAACAATGTTTGTCTAGATTACCTCCATCTTTACAGGCTGGGTAACTGAATTTTGCAGTAAATTTGAAATCTTTGAAGTCTCATTTTGATATGTATTGAGGATGAAAATCTAACTGGTGCGACTGAAGTGCTTGAGATCATTGTTGATTTTTTACCCTTGCCAAAAGggggaaaaaaagaagacattttataattttttattttagtcgCCCTTTGTTTTAGTTTTCTTCAAAGGGAACTTCGATCGAGTCTGGAGACTAAAgggcaatttttttaaaaatcaaaaatttcaaacgataacttaaaaaatgaaagatatcaaaatgaaaaggcaTGGGGGCATCACGCCTTACCCCTTGCCCCTTACATGCTTTACAAGGTGTGAGGGTGGGCGTGTAGACCCCACGCCTTCCATTTCAATTGTTGAACAAAATGTTTTCTTGTACTAATGGAGGAGTTAGTATCTGTAAACACCCTAACATCAATTATAAAGTAGTGACTAACTTGCATTTCAAACTAAAACATTATGTTCTCTTGTACATTAAAATCACTACAATACTATACTCCCTctgttcacttttatttttctactatttcataaataaatttcatttttacttgtcactttTAACACATCCAATTGTTAACATATAAATAATCATATCCAACATTGTTTTCTTTAGTGTGTCAAGTCCATATGCGATAAGTAAAAGTGAATAATTAGAGTATAAATTAAGATAAATTGAATACGACTTTAAAAGGATATATAACATCAAAACGTACAAAATTGTTTCCTGCAGTACATGATGCATAATATCTCAACGTATATGAGTTGTATTGCACTAGTAGGATTGCTTCACCTTTAATCATATATTTCGTGTTCGAGCCTTGAATATGACGAAAATTTTGTTGGGAGCGACACCTCCAAATGGGTACTATGCGcaattttgatttaattgagaCTCCACTGACTTCGAACACAGGATGGGaagccaattttttttttatctcaacGTACACCTTTTATTAACTTACATACTTCTACCGCTAAAAACAagtataattaattaacatataCTTTAACCTTAATTCTTAATTTAATCATGCTCTTCACCTTGTAAGGCGTAGTCCCCATGCCTTACCAAAGAAAAGTTAACAAACTTTTTCTGGTAAGGCCGCACTCTGCGCCTTTATCgttttgatttcttttattttttaaatatagaaTTCAAAGTTTTGATTAAAAAATCTGCTCTTTAAACTGTGATATGTGTTCGAAACTTCGAATGGAACTTTCGTGTTGCAAATAATTTGGCAAGTCTTTAACTGTGCACTcgctatatttttttattttctcgtgtttgattaatttaaaaaaataaaaaatatcttttttttttaggaaaataaacCCATCGCTAGATCTACTTATAATAATGTCCAAAATATCCATCtgtccatttttatttatatgctattttaaaattaaatttcatttttatttgttaccGTAAACATATTTAGAGAAGATAATTATTCtttttcatgtttcttttaacattaataatttattttctaaattatttttcaaaactaaTAGTAAACATCAATCAACATAAATTGtatgataaaataatcatatcaatcatttattttttaaattaaagtttcaaatctaaataagacaaataaaaatgaactgaGGAAGTATTAAATTTGTTACTCCCAACATTTTAGGATAAGTGGTATCTTTCACTTTTATCCTTATTTAAATAAAGAAACAttcacataatatttttttttattaagattAAGTTAGTAAAAAATACATCTTACTTTCTAGAAAtgaatagttttttttaaaaagtgtgcattatttaaaaatataatttattttaaacaaataaaatataaggaaaaagctcaaatatgtcatcgaactttgagaaaagatttatttatgctatttattaaaagtttgactcatctatgtcattgtcgtttgagaaaaggctcatctatgccattatttttaaccccgattttgcaaaaccacctaaacaacttttaatattttttaattgaagttttgaatcaaatgtactTTTTTTGCTTTCTTCTTCATGTGTTTTTAGTgctcttgatgaagaagaagcaaaaaagtacatttgattcaaaacaccaatagaaaagtgttaaaagttgtctaggtggttttgcaaaatcggagttaaaaaataatgacataaaTGAACCTTTTCTCAAACGACAATAATATAGATGAGCCAAAtttttaacggatgacataaatgggtcttttctcaaagtttgatggcatatttgagccattttcctaaaatatattcaaatagtgatatagtaaaattacTATTCTATTTATTATTCCTTAAAAAGTGCGTCGAACtactctttaattttatttgttcactattttaaaactaaatttttaatttttacttgtcactttTAATCTATCAtttgtgaaaaaaaaaaattaatcatatcaatcattatttttttaaatgagtgtgttaaatttaaaaataacaattaaaagaGAACGGAGCgagtaattaaaaaaatggaCGGGGGGCGTACACAATTCCCACATGTATGATAAGCGTAGTTTGTCTTTTATGCATTAACTCCTACATGTGGACATTTTAATGCTAGAAGAAAATTAAAGTTAGGTGAGAGCAAACTTTAGTgtaaaataactcaactagcaCTGTGCCAATGGCTTCTTCGTTGAGGTGCTACTTGGGGTTGTACTTGTTGCTATTGTCCTTGTACTTGAACCAAATTTCAAGAGCAGATATTATTGAAGAAGGGATTCTTTACATTGATGGGTTTTCTTCAATTGCAAAAATTGATaatgaattcatttgtgcaaccTTAGATTGGTGGCCTCCTAGTAAATGTGACTATGGAACTTGTAGCTGGGGAAATGCTTCTCTTCTTAATCTTGTAAGTTCCCCTTTTTACAATTTACTTTAAATTCTCtgttatattaaaataattgcaGATACTCAGTATTTTCAGCATACAAGGCTCTACTTGTGAGGAATTAAGATTTCTTGGCCACATACAAAATCAACGGAAGAAAATGACCTTTTCAGATGTttcgtaaaaaaaaaagatataaaacaaaataattgtAAGTGGCCTAAAAATATCAATTCTCCCCTTCAAATTTTGTAGTGTAAACTACTACACCCACTCtatattcttcatattttgatagttttatgTAGGAAAATGTTTTCCGTGAAAATAAGAGAgcgtttttttaaaaaaaaaaatattattttttagtgtttgctaagtaagaaaaaaatattatctcaaaaataatttgtatGTTATCTGGTACTCCCGCCGGTTCATATTAAGTAAATTGTTGTTGGGACTTTTTTCATAAGTGAATtgttggtaattttttttatatttatttcctttttttaacTAATTTGTATTTTCTAGGAGAATAGTTTAGAAATAATCAAAAGGTAATAGTGGAAAATAGcctttaatttatgtttttaaatatttctctttAACAGATGTGTCCTAcccaacaattcacttaatatggatcAATGGATCAGAGGGAGTAAAACAGTATGGAGGTGGGGGAGATGGTTCGGATGTTGGGATGGTCAAGGGATGGGGGATGGTGGCCTTACGTGCTTTCTTATAGAAGatgtttttcaaaatattttgaccaaCTTGTCCACCAGGATTTggacaaatgaaaaaaaaatcacctaGTGATTTTGCATCCGGTGAGATTTGAACCTGAAACCTCATGGTTCTCAATCTACTTCATGACCACGACTCCACTTACACCCTAGGTGCATTAAGTTATATTCAACCTAACATCTCATTGCACTGATGGGGAGTATTCTTTATTGCAGGATCTAAGCAACAAGGTATTTTTGAATGCAATCAGAGGTATAGATTTTTGGAGAAACACCTATCTATGATACATTCAAAAATTATTCAGTAGTTTTCTGATTAATAACTATTGAAGTTTCCTCCTGCGTGTTGCAGCGTTTTCTCCATTAATAATTAGACTTGGAGGCACATTGCAAGATAAACTAATATACCAAGCGACGCATAATGAACAACCATGTACTCTTTTTCTCCGTGATGCTACAGAGTTGTTTGGCTTCACGCAAGGTTGCTTGCCTTTGTATCGTTGGGATGAACTCAAcgaatttttcaagaaaacgGGGTAACTATACTTCATGCAGTTTTCTGCATTTTAAACTTGACTGAGGAAAATCGTCTAGGGATGTGATATTTATGGACTGAGTTCTTGTTAGTGAAGAGCTATTATATGTATCATTACAGGGCAAAAGTAACTTTTGGGTTGAATACTTTAAATGGAAAGACAGTAGTTCCTGATGGCAGCACTGCTTTGGGAGATTGGGATTCCAGCAATGCAGCGTCTTTGATCAGATATACAGTCAGCAGGGGTTATACTATCCACGGCTGGGAGCTTGGTATGAAACTCTCTATGTTCTTTAACTACAGTTACTTTAGGGGTATGCTGGTATGCAAATTTAGCATAAACTTAAGAGAATTAACAATACTGTAAGGAGCAAGTAGTATGAGAATTATCCTTGTATTGTCGTTGAGTGTTCCATTTTGTTGTCGTATGAAAGAGCATGTGCATCAATTTCTTAGTAATTAGATCTTCATACAGGGCGATAGAGAACTTTTCCGTTGTAGTTGACAGTATATCCATATCATTCTcttaatcaagaaaataaatgttGAAGTGCTTCCATAAGACAGGTTCGCATGGATCACTTCCTTCCATAGGAACAAAATATCACAAGCCAACTCTGAGACTGTTGACCGATATTTCATCTCTTGGCCTACTCTCTGCTACATTTGATTTAAATTTGTAGTTTCTTTCCAGGAAATGAATTGAATGGAAACGGAATAGGTCCAGGTATTTCAGCCGACCAGTATGCTTGTGATGTTATGGCTCTTCACAAATTAGTGGAAGATATATATAAAGGGAAAGATATTATGCCATTAATCCTTGCACCAGGAGGAATATTTGATGCTGTTTGGTTTCTGAAATTTATGGATAAAGCCTCCAATTCTCTTCAAGTAGTTACACATCACATTTAC
Proteins encoded in this window:
- the LOC129876067 gene encoding mitochondrial succinate-fumarate transporter 1, which gives rise to MAEENSSRKKTIPPYMKAISGSLGGVVEASCLQPIDVIKTRLQLDRTGAYKGIAHCGSTIINKEGVRALWKGLTPFATHLTLKYALRMGSNAVLQTSFKNSETGKLSPQGRLMAGFGAGVLEALVIVTPFEVVKIRLQQQRGLSPELLRYKGPIHCARMIVREEGILGLWAGAAPTVMRNGTNQAAMFTAKNAFDTMLWKKHEGDGQVLQPWQSMISGFLAGTAGPICTGPFDVVKTRLMAQSKSGGELKYRGMFHAIATIHAEEGLRALWKGLIPRLMRIPPGQAIMWAVADQITGFYERTYLTNAPL
- the LOC129876066 gene encoding heparanase-like protein 3, yielding MASSLRCYLGLYLLLLSLYLNQISRADIIEEGILYIDGFSSIAKIDNEFICATLDWWPPSKCDYGTCSWGNASLLNLDLSNKVFLNAIRAFSPLIIRLGGTLQDKLIYQATHNEQPCTLFLRDATELFGFTQGCLPLYRWDELNEFFKKTGAKVTFGLNTLNGKTVVPDGSTALGDWDSSNAASLIRYTVSRGYTIHGWELGNELNGNGIGPGISADQYACDVMALHKLVEDIYKGKDIMPLILAPGGIFDAVWFLKFMDKASNSLQVVTHHIYSVGGGNDTKLVQKILEPSHLDEESKILQNLQGVLRNSGTSAVAWVGESGGVYNSGRNHISNSFVSSFWYLDQLGMSATFDNKKYCRQTLVGGNYGLLNTTNFHPNPDYYGALLWHRLMGRNVLSTRFQGMKKLRSYAHCSKSSEGIALMLINMHGSTTVNISLSVTLANTNESPMLLHVTNDQNPRHGIEREEYHLTAKDGELHSQTVLLNGKELNVDHFGRIPLLEPIRVNPSDPIVIAPLSIVFIHIPTIQVPACSMFTRENM